In Rattus rattus isolate New Zealand chromosome 9, Rrattus_CSIRO_v1, whole genome shotgun sequence, a genomic segment contains:
- the LOC116909428 gene encoding olfactory receptor 1468-like → MIMNNQTVISQFILLGLPIPPEHQHLFYALFLAMYLTTVLGNFIIIILILLDSHLHTPMYLFLSNLSFSDLCFSSVTMPKLLQNMQSQDTSISYDDCLTQMYFLLVFGDLESILLLVMAYDRYVAVCFPLHYMSIMSTKLCVCLMVLSWAFTLLYSMLHTILLAKLSFCEDNVIHHFFCDISALLKLACSDIHINELMIFIMGGLVSIIPFLLIVVSYVQIVFSILNVSSAHVLHKIFSTCGSHLSVVSLFYGTIFGLYLCPSANSSIVKETAMAMMCTVVTPMLNPFIYSLRNRDVKDALISLLCKKKSSL, encoded by the coding sequence ATGATAATGAACAACCAAACTGTCATCTCCCAATTTATCCTCCTGGGCTTACCCATCCCCCCAGAGCACCAGCACCTGTTCTATGCCCTGTTCCTGGCCATGTACCTCACCACAGTCCTGGGaaacttcatcatcatcatcctcattctCCTGGACTCCcatctccacacacccatgtacttgtTTCTCAGCAACTtgtccttctctgacctctgcttttcttctgtcACAATGCCCAAGTTGCTGCAGAACATGCAGAGCCAGGACACATCCATCTCCTATGATGACTGTCTGAcacaaatgtactttttattagtttttggaGACCTGGAGAGCATCCTTCTTTTGgtcatggcctatgaccgttatGTAGCTGTCTGCTTCCCACTTCATTACATGAGCATCATGAGCAccaaactctgtgtgtgtctcatggTACTATCCTGGGCATTTACTCTGCTGTATTCCATGTTGCACACCATACTCTTGGCTAAATTGTCATTCTGTGAAGATAATGTAATCCACCACTTTTTCTGTGACATATCTGCCCTGCTCAAGTTGGCCTGCTCTGACATTcatattaatgaattaatgataTTTATCATGGGAGGACTTGTTAGCATCATTCCATTCTTACTCATTGTTGTGTCCTATGTGCAAATTGTCTTCTCCATTCTAAATGTTTCATCTGCACATGTTTTACACAAGATCTTCTCCACTTGTGGGTCCCACTTGTCTGTGGTCTCACTATTCTATGGGACAATTTTTGGTCTGTACTTATGTCCATCAGCAAATAGCTCTATAGTGAAGGAGACTGCCATGGCAATGATGTGCACAGTGGTGACTCCCATGCTGAAtcccttcatctacagcctgaggaacagagaTGTGAAAGATGCCTTGATAAGCCTCCTTTGCAAGAAGAAAAGTTCTTTATAG